In the genome of Gemmatimonadaceae bacterium, one region contains:
- the tdh gene encoding L-threonine 3-dehydrogenase produces the protein MRALVKETAAPGFTLKDVPEPTIRDDEVLIRVRRAGVCGTDVHIYEWDDWARGRCHPPFVVGHEFAGDVARVGSLVVDVHVGDRVTAEGHIVDGRCLLCRTGNAHACPYTKVIGVDRDGCFAEYIAMPATNVWHLDDDISYDIGGIHDPMGNAFHTALTAEIPGATVLITGCGPIGIFAVGICHAAGASRIIASDVNETRLALAKQMGADDVVHPDELERTVKRYTDGLGVDVVLEMSGVPSAIHQAFALVRPAGRVQMLGVPAKPMQFDFATELIFKGVTVYGVTGRRMYETWIQITRFLRSREFDPTPVITHRFPLECADEAIHAIKSGEAGKVIFEIA, from the coding sequence GTGAGAGCGCTCGTCAAAGAGACTGCAGCCCCCGGTTTCACGTTGAAGGATGTTCCCGAACCAACGATTCGCGACGACGAGGTGCTGATTCGTGTACGTCGCGCGGGTGTCTGCGGGACGGACGTGCACATCTACGAGTGGGATGACTGGGCGCGCGGCCGATGTCATCCGCCGTTCGTCGTTGGGCATGAGTTCGCCGGCGATGTCGCCCGCGTCGGCTCGCTGGTGGTGGACGTTCACGTCGGCGATCGGGTGACGGCCGAGGGGCACATCGTCGATGGGCGATGTCTACTGTGCCGGACGGGCAATGCGCACGCGTGTCCGTACACGAAAGTGATCGGCGTCGACCGCGATGGCTGTTTCGCGGAATACATCGCCATGCCCGCGACCAACGTGTGGCATCTCGACGATGACATCTCGTACGACATCGGCGGCATTCACGACCCGATGGGCAACGCGTTCCACACGGCGCTCACGGCGGAGATTCCCGGCGCGACGGTGTTGATTACGGGGTGCGGGCCCATCGGCATCTTCGCGGTCGGGATCTGCCATGCAGCGGGCGCGTCGCGAATCATTGCCTCGGATGTGAACGAGACGCGACTGGCGCTCGCGAAGCAGATGGGTGCGGACGACGTGGTGCATCCGGACGAGCTCGAGCGCACGGTGAAGCGTTACACCGATGGTCTCGGTGTGGACGTCGTGTTGGAGATGTCGGGCGTTCCGTCGGCCATTCATCAAGCGTTCGCACTCGTGCGCCCGGCGGGTCGCGTCCAGATGCTCGGTGTGCCGGCCAAGCCCATGCAATTCGATTTTGCGACCGAGCTGATCTTCAAGGGTGTGACGGTCTACGGCGTAACGGGACGGCGGATGTACGAGACGTGGATCCAGATCACCCGATTCTTGCGATCGCGCGAGTTCGATCCGACGCCGGTGATCACGCACCGCTTCCCGCTCGAGTGCGCCGACGAGGCGATCCACGCCATCAAGAGCGGCGAGGCCGGCAAGGTGATCTTCGAGATCGCCTAA
- a CDS encoding class I SAM-dependent rRNA methyltransferase has translation MVSRKGARRWASGHPWIYRSDVARRPDAPAGAVLVRDASRHPLGWALWSPASEISLRLLDARADAVIDASWWRDRLRRSAGRRASLGAVTSAWRVVHAEADGCPSLIVDRYGEWVVVQLLSAGVDAFRGPILEALGDVLAPAGILARNDAAVRAKEGLARTTELLAGAVPREIEVREHGVRYLAAPWDGQKTGAFLDQRENRVRAGQLARGRALDCFSYHGSFALHLAQRAERVTAVDSSGAALARARENAARNDLATIDFVEADVFDFLRDAESRGEHYDTIVLDPPAFAKTRSSLAAALRGYKEINLRAMRLLAPGGMLFTASCSFHLSKPMFLDMLTSAAADSGRRITLRQLLGQPLDHPEVLTIPETGYIKAAIVEAD, from the coding sequence GTGGTATCGAGGAAGGGCGCCCGCCGTTGGGCGAGCGGCCATCCGTGGATCTATCGCAGCGATGTGGCGCGGCGGCCGGACGCTCCGGCCGGCGCGGTGCTGGTGCGCGACGCCTCGCGGCACCCGTTAGGCTGGGCGCTCTGGAGCCCGGCGTCGGAGATCTCGCTCCGGCTGCTCGACGCGCGCGCCGATGCGGTGATCGACGCGTCGTGGTGGCGCGACCGGCTGCGCCGGAGCGCCGGCCGGCGGGCATCGTTAGGCGCAGTGACGTCGGCCTGGCGCGTCGTGCACGCCGAGGCGGACGGATGCCCATCGCTGATCGTGGACCGCTACGGCGAGTGGGTGGTGGTGCAGTTGCTCAGCGCCGGCGTGGACGCGTTTCGCGGCCCCATCCTGGAAGCGTTAGGCGACGTGCTCGCGCCGGCCGGCATCCTGGCGCGCAACGACGCGGCCGTCCGCGCGAAAGAAGGCCTGGCGCGCACGACCGAGCTCCTCGCGGGCGCCGTGCCGCGCGAGATCGAGGTGCGCGAACACGGCGTGCGCTACCTTGCGGCGCCGTGGGACGGCCAGAAGACCGGCGCGTTTCTCGATCAGCGCGAGAACCGCGTGCGCGCCGGCCAACTGGCGCGTGGACGCGCCTTGGACTGCTTCAGCTATCACGGCTCGTTCGCGCTGCACCTCGCCCAACGCGCGGAGCGGGTGACCGCCGTGGACAGCTCGGGCGCCGCGCTTGCGCGAGCGCGCGAGAACGCCGCGCGGAACGACCTCGCCACGATCGATTTCGTGGAAGCCGACGTGTTCGATTTTCTGCGCGACGCGGAGTCGCGCGGCGAACACTACGACACCATCGTGCTCGATCCCCCCGCGTTCGCGAAGACGCGCTCCTCGCTTGCCGCCGCGCTCCGCGGCTACAAGGAGATCAACCTGCGCGCGATGCGTTTGCTCGCTCCCGGCGGTATGCTCTTCACCGCCAGCTGCAGCTTCCATCTGTCGAAGCCGATGTTCCTCGACATGCTGACAAGCGCCGCCGCGGACAGCGGCCGCCGCATCACGCTCCGCCAGCTGCTGGGTCAACCGCTGGATCATCCGGAAGTGCTGACGATCCCCGAAACCGGCTATATCAAGGCGGCAATCGTCGAAGCAGACTGA
- the mutM gene encoding bifunctional DNA-formamidopyrimidine glycosylase/DNA-(apurinic or apyrimidinic site) lyase translates to MPELPEVEHAARVLRAAITGRRITRVRVLHRSLRRTLPPAAQRRLTGRVVRAVERRGKHQVLHLDDGTALVAHFRMTGDWVIGRAGAPMEPYARAELELDDGGRVTLSDSRALATLTLTRDLAGTLPPLGPEPEDASLTPASLAASLARRRGAIKPALLDQRVIAGIGNIYAAEALWRARIDPRTAASSLGIPRLRRLIGAIRTVLRRSPAGRYQTDAAVARWNVYDREGLACRRCGSTITRIVQAGRSTYYCPQCQV, encoded by the coding sequence ATGCCGGAGCTGCCTGAAGTCGAGCACGCCGCGCGCGTCCTTCGCGCGGCGATCACGGGTCGTCGCATCACGCGCGTGCGCGTGCTGCATCGATCGTTGCGGCGGACGCTGCCGCCGGCCGCGCAACGCCGCCTCACCGGGCGCGTCGTGCGGGCGGTGGAGCGCCGCGGCAAGCACCAGGTGCTGCACCTGGACGACGGCACTGCGTTAGTCGCGCACTTCCGCATGACCGGAGACTGGGTGATCGGTCGAGCGGGGGCGCCCATGGAGCCGTACGCGCGCGCCGAGCTCGAGCTGGACGATGGCGGGCGCGTGACGTTGTCCGACTCGCGCGCGCTGGCCACCCTGACGCTGACCCGCGATCTGGCCGGCACGCTGCCGCCGTTAGGCCCGGAGCCGGAGGACGCATCCCTCACGCCGGCGTCCCTCGCCGCTTCGTTGGCGCGCCGCCGCGGCGCCATCAAACCCGCGCTGCTCGATCAGCGGGTGATCGCCGGCATCGGGAACATCTACGCCGCCGAGGCGCTCTGGCGTGCGCGCATCGACCCGCGCACCGCCGCCAGCTCGTTAGGCATTCCGCGCCTCCGCCGCTTGATCGGCGCCATCCGCACGGTGCTCCGGCGTTCGCCCGCCGGCCGCTACCAGACCGACGCCGCCGTCGCGCGCTGGAACGTCTACGACCGCGAGGGCCTCGCGTGCCGGCGCTGCGGCAGCACGATCACCAGAATCGTGCAGGCAGGGCGATCGACGTACTACTGCCCGCAGTGCCAGGTGTGA
- a CDS encoding cation diffusion facilitator family transporter, translating into MPSPAHATQPSPAAAAGPRSARATAVRNTLLIILALNVLVVAIKIAVGVHTRALSVLGAALESGLDVLNNVLGIVLVGVASRAPDEEHPYGHQKFETLGALAIVGFLSITCFELLREGVRYVLGGNTPHEATIPQLALVAATMLVNVLVVWYERRRGELLDSAFLSADAAHTRSDVYVTCAAVVSLVLTRYGWGIVDPFLAIAVALVIARNGFDIVRRTVPVLVDERAIEARDIRQLLSAVTGVMDVRAVRSRAMASGVLLVEVTIGVDRNMSVEAAHRVSDAVEARLHTELGASSVTVHVEPA; encoded by the coding sequence GTGCCCAGCCCTGCGCATGCCACTCAGCCCTCGCCAGCCGCAGCGGCCGGACCCCGCTCGGCGCGCGCGACCGCCGTCCGCAACACACTGCTGATCATTCTCGCGCTGAACGTGCTCGTCGTGGCGATCAAAATCGCCGTCGGCGTGCACACGCGCGCACTCTCGGTGCTCGGCGCGGCGCTCGAATCCGGTCTCGATGTGCTCAACAACGTGCTGGGCATCGTGCTCGTCGGCGTCGCGTCGCGCGCTCCCGACGAAGAACATCCCTATGGACACCAAAAGTTCGAGACGTTAGGCGCGCTCGCGATCGTCGGATTTCTGTCGATCACGTGCTTCGAATTGCTGCGTGAAGGCGTGCGCTACGTGCTCGGCGGCAACACGCCGCACGAAGCGACCATTCCGCAGTTGGCGCTCGTCGCCGCCACGATGCTCGTGAACGTGCTCGTCGTCTGGTACGAACGACGGCGCGGCGAGCTGCTCGACAGCGCATTTCTCTCGGCCGATGCAGCGCATACGCGGAGCGATGTCTACGTCACCTGCGCCGCCGTCGTGTCGCTCGTGCTCACGCGGTACGGGTGGGGCATCGTCGATCCATTCCTCGCGATCGCCGTCGCGCTCGTGATCGCCCGCAACGGATTCGACATCGTGCGGCGGACGGTTCCGGTCCTGGTCGATGAACGAGCCATCGAAGCGCGCGACATTCGCCAGCTGCTGAGCGCGGTTACCGGCGTCATGGATGTGCGTGCGGTGCGGTCGCGCGCCATGGCCTCAGGTGTGCTCCTCGTCGAGGTGACCATCGGCGTCGACCGAAACATGTCCGTGGAAGCGGCTCATCGTGTGTCCGACGCAGTGGAGGCTAGACTGCACACTGAACTTGGTGCATCAAGCGTCACAGTCCACGTCGAACCTGCATAG
- a CDS encoding SDR family oxidoreductase, giving the protein MDLELEGRVALVTGASSGLGRAVARELAIEGASVAIVGRHSEPLNRAASEISAESRRRVLPLTADVTDGPAIIAAVKEAKQTLGPIDILVANAGGPPATDIEDTTEAQYRAAIELNLFASIRLSYQVVAGMRRRQWGRIIFLTSTAAKQPMQSLVLSNTARAGLAAFAKTLATDCAKDNVLVNTILTGHFDTDRSMSLAAGRARRENRSLDEVLAERRRGIPIGRSGHPGELASVVAFLASERASFVTGTAIAVDGGQIGTVF; this is encoded by the coding sequence GTGGATCTCGAGTTAGAGGGAAGGGTCGCGTTGGTCACGGGTGCATCGAGCGGACTCGGCCGGGCGGTTGCGCGGGAACTGGCGATCGAAGGCGCATCGGTAGCCATCGTTGGGCGGCACAGCGAACCGTTGAATCGAGCGGCGAGCGAGATCTCTGCAGAATCACGACGACGTGTGCTGCCGTTGACGGCAGATGTCACGGATGGTCCAGCGATCATCGCGGCGGTGAAGGAAGCAAAGCAAACGCTCGGGCCGATCGACATTCTCGTGGCAAATGCGGGTGGTCCGCCCGCCACCGACATCGAAGACACGACCGAAGCGCAGTATCGCGCGGCGATCGAGCTCAACCTGTTCGCATCGATCCGTCTCTCGTATCAAGTGGTTGCCGGCATGCGTCGCCGCCAATGGGGACGCATCATCTTTTTGACGTCGACCGCGGCGAAGCAACCGATGCAATCGCTGGTGCTCTCGAACACGGCGCGCGCGGGATTGGCGGCGTTCGCCAAGACGCTGGCCACCGACTGCGCGAAAGACAATGTGCTCGTGAACACGATTCTCACAGGACACTTCGACACGGATCGCTCGATGTCGTTGGCCGCCGGCCGCGCGCGCCGTGAAAATCGTTCGCTCGACGAAGTGCTCGCCGAACGGCGGCGCGGGATACCCATTGGCCGTTCGGGTCATCCGGGCGAGCTCGCATCAGTCGTGGCGTTTCTCGCGTCGGAGCGGGCGAGCTTCGTGACCGGAACGGCCATTGCCGTCGATGGCGGTCAGATCGGCACGGTGTTCTGA
- a CDS encoding FAD-dependent oxidoreductase: MNDAHIVVIGGGFAGVAAAVSLRARGARVTIIEARATLGGRARSDVLDDVPIDIGAQLITSGFTRTVQLLGAQLERGAAHDIVVRDGARLPLRFGSLRSLLAFGGLSAMDKIRLGTQLLPVLARHHDALDASGARTPATLDTESVRAFVDARIGPAAADTLAEPPCNGFYNLAASNVSLAFFLTLGRYGSDGDTLAPRQGWSAALGAALGGVEVVRDTKAAEIDVEHSTSGRTSVSVRDASGRAWDAEAAVIATDPRAAHALLAPHLPPDAALARWLRSIPVRGTLTLALALDSTPPHDAFGVFQDVRAAKIVSACVVPGAKHAAHETRDAVLAWLTPSAYDTLHDASSESIVSHMLPEVEALVPEVRDHITRARVYRFEPGSPAPFVGYVSDRVHGRALANAIALPVALAGDYLTTPLIEGAVASGEQAAARIAQIVGLG; the protein is encoded by the coding sequence ATGAACGACGCGCACATCGTCGTCATCGGCGGCGGGTTCGCCGGCGTTGCAGCCGCGGTGTCGCTTCGCGCGCGCGGCGCGCGAGTCACGATCATCGAAGCACGCGCGACACTCGGCGGTCGCGCTCGCAGCGATGTGTTGGACGACGTACCGATCGACATCGGGGCGCAGCTCATCACCAGCGGATTCACTCGCACGGTCCAACTGCTCGGCGCGCAACTGGAGCGTGGAGCGGCGCACGACATTGTCGTGCGCGACGGCGCTCGACTCCCGCTGCGATTCGGATCGCTGCGCAGTTTGCTCGCGTTCGGCGGACTGAGCGCGATGGACAAGATCCGACTCGGCACGCAGCTGTTGCCGGTGCTCGCGCGTCACCACGACGCGCTCGATGCATCCGGCGCGCGCACGCCGGCAACGTTGGACACGGAAAGCGTCCGCGCGTTCGTCGATGCGCGTATCGGACCAGCCGCCGCCGACACGCTCGCCGAGCCGCCTTGCAATGGGTTCTATAACCTCGCGGCGTCCAACGTGTCGTTAGCGTTTTTTCTCACGCTCGGCCGCTACGGTAGTGACGGCGATACGCTCGCACCGCGGCAGGGCTGGTCCGCCGCGTTGGGCGCCGCGCTGGGCGGCGTCGAGGTCGTGCGCGACACGAAAGCAGCCGAGATCGACGTCGAGCACAGCACCAGTGGCCGCACGTCCGTGTCGGTACGAGATGCATCGGGGCGTGCGTGGGATGCGGAGGCAGCGGTGATCGCGACGGATCCGCGCGCCGCGCACGCGCTGCTCGCACCGCACCTGCCGCCCGACGCGGCCCTCGCTCGCTGGCTCCGCTCGATTCCGGTTCGCGGCACACTCACGTTAGCGCTGGCGCTCGATTCGACGCCCCCTCACGATGCGTTTGGCGTGTTCCAGGATGTGCGCGCGGCAAAGATCGTGAGCGCATGCGTCGTGCCCGGCGCGAAGCACGCCGCGCACGAAACCCGCGATGCCGTGCTCGCCTGGTTGACGCCATCGGCGTACGACACGCTGCACGACGCGTCGTCCGAGTCGATCGTGTCGCACATGCTGCCCGAGGTCGAAGCACTCGTTCCTGAGGTACGCGATCACATCACTCGCGCGCGCGTCTACCGCTTCGAACCCGGATCGCCGGCACCGTTCGTTGGATACGTGAGCGATCGAGTGCATGGACGCGCGTTGGCGAATGCGATTGCGCTCCCGGTGGCGCTTGCAGGCGACTATCTGACGACACCGCTCATCGAAGGTGCGGTTGCGAGCGGCGAGCAGGCTGCCGCGCGCATCGCGCAGATCGTCGGACTCGGTTAA
- a CDS encoding glycine C-acetyltransferase yields MNPNFATQLNGALDAFKQDGVYKRLNYLESPQAAHVRMEGRGDVLILSSNNYLGLSAEPAVIKGGEDALERFGAGTGSVRFICGTFTIHRDLERALARFVGTESSLTYVSAWNANEGFTATVVEEGDFVISDALNHASIIDSIRLAKAITKVTTAVYKHSDMGDLEAKLAAAGGARRRIIWTDGVFSMEGDIAKLPDILELARKHDAIVVMDDSHGTGVLGTRGRGTAEYHGVLGEVDVITSTLGKAVGGAAGGFTAGAAALTDYLTQRSRPQLFSNALPPTVAGSALAAVTFIEQHPDRVERLRENTAYFRGAITEAGFKPIPGETPIVPIIVGETALAIKMSEMMLDEGIFVTGFGYPVVPQGHARIRCQLSAAHTRDDLDTAVRAFRRVGQALGLV; encoded by the coding sequence GTGAATCCGAACTTTGCGACGCAACTGAACGGCGCCCTCGACGCGTTCAAGCAAGACGGTGTCTACAAGCGGCTCAACTATCTCGAGTCGCCGCAAGCCGCGCACGTGCGCATGGAAGGACGCGGCGACGTGCTCATCCTGTCATCCAACAACTATCTGGGCTTGTCGGCGGAGCCGGCGGTGATCAAGGGCGGCGAGGATGCGCTCGAGCGCTTCGGCGCCGGCACGGGCAGCGTCCGATTCATCTGCGGCACGTTCACGATCCACCGCGACCTCGAACGCGCGCTGGCCCGGTTCGTCGGCACGGAGTCGTCGCTCACGTACGTGTCGGCGTGGAATGCGAACGAGGGGTTCACCGCGACCGTGGTCGAGGAAGGCGACTTCGTGATTTCCGACGCGCTCAACCACGCGTCGATCATCGATTCGATCCGCTTGGCGAAAGCGATCACGAAGGTGACGACCGCGGTGTACAAGCACTCGGACATGGGCGACCTCGAAGCGAAGCTCGCCGCGGCCGGCGGCGCGCGGCGGCGGATCATCTGGACCGATGGCGTGTTCTCGATGGAAGGAGACATCGCGAAACTGCCGGACATTCTGGAGCTCGCGCGCAAGCACGATGCGATCGTGGTGATGGATGATTCGCACGGCACCGGAGTGTTGGGCACGCGCGGCCGCGGCACGGCCGAGTATCACGGTGTGTTGGGCGAGGTCGACGTGATCACGTCGACGCTCGGTAAGGCAGTGGGCGGCGCGGCCGGCGGATTCACGGCGGGCGCGGCGGCGCTCACCGATTATCTCACGCAGCGCTCGCGTCCGCAGCTCTTCTCGAACGCGCTGCCGCCGACGGTCGCCGGCAGTGCGCTGGCCGCCGTGACGTTCATCGAGCAGCATCCCGATCGCGTCGAGCGGCTGCGCGAGAACACCGCGTACTTTCGCGGCGCGATCACGGAAGCGGGGTTCAAGCCGATCCCGGGCGAGACGCCGATCGTCCCGATCATCGTCGGTGAAACGGCGTTAGCCATCAAGATGAGCGAGATGATGCTGGATGAAGGAATCTTCGTGACCGGCTTCGGCTATCCGGTGGTGCCGCAGGGCCACGCGCGCATCCGCTGCCAGTTGTCCGCGGCGCACACCCGCGACGATCTCGACACCGCCGTGCGTGCGTTCCGGCGGGTCGGCCAGGCGCTGGGACTCGTCTAA
- a CDS encoding beta-N-acetylhexosaminidase, producing the protein MHPSYSFSLSLVLVAAATSGAAQSFDSTAVAQLSLMPMPASVHVDSGGQLALTSSFRVAVPRFKDGRLLRAADRAITRLARRTGLPLSHAVAHDSLLGTLVIDVRGPGEAVQSVDENESYTLDVTTFRAVLRAPTVVGALRGLETFQQLVTGGSAGFTIPLAHIADRPRFPWRGLLIDVSRHFEPVDVIERNLDAMAAVKLNVLHWHLSDDQAFRVESRRYPKLQALGSDGSYYTQAQIREVVAYARDRGIRVVPEFDMPGHSISWFVGYPSLASAPGPYSLPTDYNFTAAAFDPTRESVYRFITRFVAEMAPLFPDRYWHIGGDEVDARAWEPNTAIHRFMRRHKLKDFGALQAYFNRRLARILAAQHKRVVGWDEILHPDLPHDVVIQSWRGQASLFTAAQQGYSGILSAGYYLDAMSTAGQLYAVDPIPAGAEVDSAQAGRVLGGEACMWGELVTPETIDSRIWPRTAAIAERLWSPATVVQVHDMYRRLGAVNVELADVGVHQLSGPDALWRLIAQTDGIAPLRDLQRVVEPVSLGQRMHMRRPTSFTPLVAPGDIVTPDAAGGRALSMMLDTLFHAPERGAGLRDSLATMFNRWQQIAPAIAALSARAPLLTDADSAAAALATAGAIGAEALRQLEGGQPAAPAWTSGRLAQLDSLAAPRGLLRLAIIPQLRRLVLAAGGSAATTGQ; encoded by the coding sequence ATGCACCCGTCTTATTCGTTCTCGCTCAGCCTGGTGCTGGTCGCTGCTGCGACGTCTGGCGCAGCCCAATCGTTCGACTCCACCGCGGTCGCTCAGTTGTCGCTCATGCCGATGCCCGCGTCGGTTCATGTCGATTCGGGCGGACAGCTTGCGCTCACCTCCTCGTTCCGCGTCGCGGTGCCCCGCTTCAAGGACGGCCGGCTCCTCCGCGCCGCCGACCGGGCGATCACCCGGCTGGCGCGCCGCACCGGGTTGCCGTTGTCGCACGCGGTGGCGCACGACTCCTTGTTAGGCACGCTGGTGATCGACGTGCGGGGCCCCGGCGAAGCGGTGCAATCCGTCGACGAAAACGAATCGTACACGCTCGACGTGACGACGTTTCGTGCCGTGCTTCGCGCGCCGACGGTCGTTGGCGCGCTGCGCGGACTGGAGACGTTTCAACAGTTAGTCACGGGCGGGAGCGCGGGTTTCACGATTCCCCTCGCGCACATCGCCGATCGTCCCCGATTTCCCTGGCGCGGCCTGTTGATCGATGTCTCGCGGCACTTCGAACCGGTGGACGTCATCGAGCGCAATCTGGACGCGATGGCTGCCGTCAAGCTCAACGTGCTGCACTGGCATCTGAGCGACGACCAAGCATTCCGCGTCGAGAGCAGACGCTATCCGAAGCTGCAGGCGCTCGGCTCCGACGGATCGTATTACACGCAGGCGCAGATACGCGAGGTGGTGGCGTACGCACGCGATCGGGGCATTCGCGTGGTCCCCGAGTTCGACATGCCGGGGCACTCGATCAGCTGGTTCGTGGGATACCCGTCGCTCGCCAGCGCGCCGGGACCCTACTCGCTCCCCACAGACTACAACTTCACGGCCGCCGCGTTCGATCCGACGCGCGAATCGGTGTACCGGTTCATCACCCGATTCGTGGCCGAGATGGCGCCGCTGTTTCCGGATCGATATTGGCACATCGGCGGCGATGAGGTGGATGCGCGCGCATGGGAGCCCAACACGGCCATCCACCGGTTCATGCGACGCCACAAGCTCAAGGATTTCGGCGCGCTCCAGGCGTACTTCAACCGGCGCCTTGCGCGCATCCTGGCCGCCCAACACAAGCGCGTCGTGGGGTGGGACGAAATTCTGCATCCCGATCTTCCGCACGACGTGGTGATTCAATCGTGGCGCGGTCAGGCCTCGCTGTTCACGGCGGCGCAGCAAGGCTACTCGGGCATTCTCTCGGCAGGCTACTATCTGGATGCGATGTCGACCGCAGGCCAACTGTACGCGGTGGACCCGATTCCCGCGGGGGCGGAGGTGGACAGCGCGCAGGCCGGGCGTGTGTTAGGCGGGGAGGCCTGCATGTGGGGCGAGCTGGTGACTCCGGAAACGATCGACTCGCGCATCTGGCCGCGTACGGCGGCGATCGCCGAGCGGCTGTGGTCGCCGGCTACGGTGGTGCAGGTGCACGACATGTATCGCCGGTTAGGCGCGGTGAACGTTGAGCTGGCCGATGTCGGCGTGCACCAGCTCTCCGGGCCCGACGCCCTGTGGCGGCTGATCGCGCAAACCGACGGCATCGCGCCGCTGCGCGACCTGCAGCGTGTGGTCGAACCGGTGAGCCTGGGGCAGCGGATGCACATGCGCCGGCCGACGTCCTTCACGCCGTTGGTGGCGCCGGGCGACATCGTGACGCCCGACGCCGCGGGCGGACGCGCGCTCTCGATGATGCTCGACACGCTCTTTCATGCGCCCGAGCGCGGCGCGGGCCTGCGCGACTCGTTGGCGACGATGTTCAACCGGTGGCAGCAGATCGCGCCCGCCATCGCCGCGCTCTCGGCGCGCGCACCGCTGCTGACCGACGCCGACAGCGCCGCTGCCGCGCTGGCGACGGCCGGGGCGATCGGCGCGGAAGCGCTGCGGCAGCTGGAAGGCGGCCAGCCCGCGGCGCCGGCGTGGACGTCGGGCCGATTGGCGCAACTCGATTCGCTCGCCGCGCCGCGGGGACTGCTGCGGCTGGCGATCATTCCGCAGCTTCGGCGGCTGGTGCTGGCCGCGGGCGGATCGGCCGCGACGACGGGGCAGTGA
- a CDS encoding dipeptidase, with the protein MRAEETPGISERAARLYRDAIVIDTHNDLATKMLDEGYDPAVRHSPSEGHTDVPRLIESGITAQVLAAWVDAPYAQRGAGAAFERALAGTDAIHALIDARPDALRFAATGADIRRAKADGVVAILIGVEGGHAIEDSLDHLRELKRRGACYLTLTWNNGNHWAGSSIGSGSTRTAGLTPFGRQVIAELNRLGMLVDVSHTSSETLIDVLAASQAPVIASHSSARALADHPRNLSDEELRAIAARGGVICVNFYSRFIEVRMRAAMDAAEARAEAEPAGTAAQRSARLEDLLARIPPTPLSILIDHIDHVARVAGIDHVGLGSDFDGIRLTPAGLDDVTAYPRIAQALLDRGYSDDDVRKVLGANVLRLIDTVVTAIPR; encoded by the coding sequence ATGCGCGCTGAAGAGACACCGGGAATTTCCGAGCGCGCCGCGCGCCTCTACCGCGATGCCATCGTCATCGACACGCACAACGACCTCGCCACGAAGATGCTCGACGAGGGATATGACCCGGCTGTGCGCCACTCGCCGTCCGAGGGCCACACCGATGTGCCGCGGCTGATTGAATCGGGCATTACCGCCCAGGTGCTGGCCGCGTGGGTCGACGCGCCCTATGCCCAACGCGGCGCCGGCGCCGCATTCGAGCGCGCGCTGGCCGGCACGGACGCGATTCACGCGCTCATCGACGCCAGACCGGACGCGCTCCGCTTTGCTGCCACCGGCGCCGACATCCGGCGCGCCAAGGCCGACGGCGTCGTCGCGATCCTGATCGGCGTCGAAGGCGGACACGCGATCGAAGACTCGCTCGACCATCTTCGCGAGCTCAAGCGCCGCGGCGCCTGCTACCTCACGCTCACGTGGAACAATGGAAACCACTGGGCGGGATCGTCGATCGGCTCCGGATCCACCCGCACCGCCGGCCTCACGCCGTTCGGCCGCCAGGTGATCGCCGAGCTCAATCGGTTAGGCATGCTCGTCGACGTGTCCCACACGTCGAGCGAAACGCTCATCGATGTCCTCGCCGCGTCGCAGGCGCCGGTCATCGCGTCCCACTCGAGCGCCCGGGCGCTCGCCGACCATCCGCGGAATCTCAGCGACGAGGAGCTGCGCGCCATCGCCGCGCGCGGCGGCGTGATCTGCGTCAACTTCTACTCGCGCTTCATTGAGGTGCGCATGCGCGCCGCGATGGATGCTGCCGAAGCCAGAGCCGAAGCCGAGCCGGCCGGCACGGCCGCGCAACGATCCGCCCGGCTCGAGGATCTGCTGGCGCGCATTCCGCCCACGCCGCTCTCCATCCTCATCGACCACATCGACCACGTGGCCCGCGTTGCCGGCATCGACCACGTCGGACTCGGCAGCGACTTCGACGGTATCCGCCTAACGCCAGCCGGCCTCGACGACGTCACGGCCTACCCGCGCATCGCGCAGGCGCTCCTCGATCGCGGCTACAGCGACGACGATGTCCGCAAAGTCCTCGGCGCCAACGTCCTTCGTCTCATCGACACCGTGGTGACCGCGATCCCGCGCTGA